The following is a genomic window from Oncorhynchus kisutch isolate 150728-3 linkage group LG6, Okis_V2, whole genome shotgun sequence.
GATCAGCAATTAAGGTCAATCATTGTGAACCATTTCTGCTAATGAAATGGCATGACACCATGGTAAACAATTATAAGACACCATTAaactgattttaaacctaaaGATAATTATGTATAATTCATAGGCTATGCAAACATTTTCAGATATAATTACATTCcagaaaaatgtacttactttaCAATGTTGGGATGGTTGAAATACCCGATCTTACGCAAGAGCGCCACCTCTCGGATCATGAAAGCAGGAATCCCACTCTCCGTGTGTCCGGGTATGTTCAACTTCTTCACCGCTACGAGTCGCTGTTGATCGCGGACCGCTCTGGCCTTGTACACCTTGCCATATGCGCCTTCGCCTATCTCTGCAAGTATTTCATAATTCTGATGTTCATCGCACCCATTGACCTCCATGGCCGGCCGATTTCGTAGTTGGTTGCAACTAGGATGGAATAGACCATGCGTAAATGTCTGTAAAACACGCGGTTAAGTAATACACTGCTTCCACAAGCCTATGCCTTTTACTGGTAACGTTAGCCAGAGGCCTCGGAGGTGAATACGTTCGATACTTATTGATCTAGCTAAATTAACTACTTATGCAAGAGAGAAGTTCATTTATTGAACAGTTTAGTACGCTTTACACGAAACAACGGTGTTATGCATTGCCACGACATAGTTAACGTTCGCTAGCTAGCCAGCAGCTAAGTAGCCAGCAATCTTCATCCAGCTCCACCTAGCAACCACTTGCTAGCTAATCAAAAGGGAATGTTAAAGATGCTTTGTGCAATGTGTGGTTAGCTAcacttagctagctaatatttaaTTAATTGTGATTAACTTACCTTCTCACACCATAAACTGCAGAGATATGATATACATTTTCAAGATGCTTATAAATGATGGGACCACATTCTGGTACGGCCCCTAATTCTCCTCAACTAATCAGATCTCTCACCACCATCCGATAGACATCTTGCAGAAAACCTCTGTGAGCGTGCCATCATGTCTTGCACATTATGAGCGTTTTCTTATTAATATATACACACCAGTTTATTCATGGGATATTTTGTTACTTTTATCATAATAATCCATCAATATTCCAGGCCAGCCAGTATCAATATAATTCTAAGGGATAATGACAGAAAGGTTGGGGGAAAAAAATCTATTAAATCTCTGAGTCCTTCATTATCACAGTTTGTGCTATTGTTACAAAGTCTCCTCATACATTTAGAGTGGAATAATTCATTTTTACAACGATCAGCGTGAATATGTTTTTGTATTTAATATTTAGTAATGAGCAATTAACTTTGTACATTTGAAGCAAAGCATGTCGATTCAAAACAATCCAGTCTGTACATTGTAAATGTCTAATGCCTCTGTTTGAACACAATGGTTAGTGTTACAGCGCTTTTAAACCTGGTCCACAATTTTGTTGTTTTATGGCTTTTTTTGCACCAATAGAGAGAGTTAGTTTCACCCTACATTACTGGAGCATTTAGCATAGCTGGTTGGAAGACTGTCTGAACACTTAAGACATAAGCCACCGTTATCCACAGTATATTGAGTTATGACACATTATTAACATGGTGTGCAGCAGTTGTATTGGTCCTGGTATCAAAATTATTGGTAACTTAATCTACTCCACCCAACACTTTTGTTCTCAATATATTAAGAGTGAAAATATGAAATGTGCTAATCACATCTGAACACTtgatttctttttttaaagctaTCTATCCCTGGGCAATAATTTCCAAATGTCGAAGGGAATggcagcttagtggagtctgccactaactagcacagtcagtgtagtcagctcaggtatccccattgagaccatgtctgtgcctcgGTCTAGGTTGgtcaaaactaaacatggcggtgtttgccttaacaatctcactggaataaagacctcctccattcctgtcattattgaaagagattgtgatatttcacatctcaaaatagggctacttaaatgttagatccctcacctCCAAGGccgttatagtcaatgaactaatcacagatcataatcttgatgtgactggcctgactgaaacatggcttgagcctgatgaatttactgtgttaaatgaggcctctcctcctggttacactcgtgaccatatcccccgcgcatcccgcaaagggagactgcacttgtgaaggtggtaaattaccttttaaatgGCGTCAGACCTAGGCTCTGCAtctgctcctagaccttagtgctactTTTGATAATATCAATCactacattcttttggagagattggaaacacaAATTGGCCTGCACGGACATGTTCTggtctggtttagatcttatctgtcagaaagatatcagtttgtctctgtaaatttcagtgttcctcaaggctccgttttaggaccactatataTTTTAACTCTTGGTGGTGTCATTTGGAAACATGTTAACTTTCAAtgctatgcggacgacacacagctgtacatttcgatgaaacatgctgaagccccaaaattgaccttcctggaagcctgtgtttcagacaaagGAAGTGAATGgcagcaaatgttctacttttaaactcagacaaaacagagatgccagttctaggtcccaagaaacaaagagatcttcttttgaatctgacaattaatcttgatggttgtacagtcgtctgaaataaaactgaaggatctttgcgttactctggaccctgatctcgcttttgacaaacatatcaagactgtttcaaggacagcttttttcccatctacgtaacattgcaaaaatcagaaactttgtccaaaaataATGCAAAACAATTCagccatgcttttgtcacttctaggtttgACTACGGCAATGCTCTAccttccggctacccagataaagaaCAAAATAAAACTTCAGTTAGtactaaacacggctgctagaatcttgtcTTGACAAAATATGATCATATCACTCCAGTgccagcctctctacactggcttcctgttaaggctagggctgatttcaaggttttactgcgaaactacaaagcattacattggcttgctcctacccatctttctgatttggtcctgccttacgtacctacacgtacgctacggtcacaagacgcaggcctccttaccatctctagaatttctaagcaaacagctggaggcaggggtttctcctatagagcttcatttgtatggaatggtctgcctatccacatgagagacgcagactcagtctcaaccttttaagtctttattgaggACTCATCTCtttagtaggtcctatgattgagtgtagtctggcccaggagtgtgatggtgaacagaaaggcactggagcaacgaactgcccttgctgtctctgcctggccggttcccctctctccactgggattctatgcctcaaaccctattacaggggctgagtcactggcttactggtgctcttccatgccatccctaggaggggatGGCACCCCACCCCaggcgtcacttgagtgggtttagTCActaacgtgatcttcctgtccgggttggcaccCCACCTCGGGTTCATAGAGTGGGGGAGATGttcatgggctatactcagccttgtctcaggatggtaagttggtgattgaagatatccctctagtggtgcaggggctgtgctttggcaaagtgggtggggttatatcctgcctgtttggccctgtccgggggtatcgtcggacggggctaCAGTGTCTCCAGACCCCTCCGGTCTCAGCCgcaagtatttatgctgcaatagtttatgcgttagggggctagggtcagtcttctatctggagtatttatcctgtcttatccggtgtcctgtgtgtatATCCTCTCTTTCGCTCACTCTCAacactacctggcctgatgactccttgctgtccacctggttgtgctgctgctacagtttcaactgttctgcctgcggctatggaaccttgacctgttcactggacgtgctaccttgtcccagacctgctgttttcaactctctagagagacagctagacagtagagatactctgaatgatcggctatgaaaatccaactgacatttacccCTGAGGtattgacctgttgcaccctctaaaaCCAGtgattattatctgaccctgctggtcatcaatGAACATCTTGGCAattttctgttataatctcttcTGTGAGAATCTCCCATCTTACGTCAAAGACACTAGTCACATGATCTCATTGATAGAGGGCTTAGGAAGGATACTAGAGGGCACCCTGCTGGCCACTTTTGATGTGGAGAGCTTGTACACTAAGATCCCACACACTGGAGGCTTGCAGGCGCTGCAACACTTCCTCCAGCAGAGAGACCCTACCCTTGCTCCATCCAATGATTGCATCTTACTGAACCGGTATTATCCAATAACTACTTTGTCTTTGAGTTAAGACTTTTTCCTTCAAATTCAGTGTAGCCATGggctcccctcccccccccccccatacacctaatatgttccccctgttgatgACGCTCATTATACATTAAGATGAACCAAAAGATTACATGTAACaaatatgaaatacaaaacaatgtgAATTTGAATTcaacaataatgtatgttgattCTAATATGTATAatattcaattatgtttctatatGATAATAGCGTAATATATGTACTATGCCATAaacttaattattatttttaacaGTTTCTGTGCCTTCctaccctgaggaaggcacagtgatgccgaaacgttggtaaatatccattaaattgctgggagtTTATATGCTGTTAGTCAGAACCTCCACACCAACACATTTttttctgggtgtgcgccagctcatgtttttttaaTAACTCTTCACCAGGCACAGCTagaagatgactggccacccctcatatcaTGGTTCCTCgctaggtttcttcataggttcaGGCCTTTGTAGggaggttttcctagccaccgtgcttcaacacctgcattgcttgctgtttggtgttttaggctgggtttctgtacagcactttgggacatcagctgatgtaagaagggctttataaaatacatttgattgaaagaTTCCTCGACTTTCAAATTTGTTTTCCCttaacagtgagagagagcagagttctCTACACTTATTGATAAGAATAgttacacactcaaacacacagtaACAATCTTGAGGCATCTTTTCACTGTAGGACCAGAGATTGAAGCCTGTCCCTGCGCTTGTACTATTGTAGCTTTGGTGAGTTGGatggagtagggtgaagttgcccctagacgctGATCCTGGGTATTTTCCCCCACTAATGTGGATTTGGGGAGAGGAagttgatcctagatctgtacttaAGGGAAACTTCACCCGGCGCAACAACGGGTTGAGGGAGGTGGTCAGTAGCGTTCTACTTCAACTTCTTAGTGTCGACACGTTTGGTCTTCTTGGCCAGAGCGATGGCATCCAGGTGCAGGTTACGGTTGAGGATGACAGAACCACAGGTCAGAGCCCCAGCCAGTGCACCAGCAaagccacacacaaacacatcctgACCTGTACACAGAATACAAACATCAACGCGCAGTAGAAACCAGAGCCGATAGACCTTTAATACTGAAGTCAAACGTATGACTTATCCAAATGCTAAGCCATTAGTTAGCCTATCGAAAACAGACACACAGCTTCTCTATGATATATCCTTGGACCCCATCAGCCATATAAGTATCTGACCTGTGAGGTAGAGGTTCTTCAGGGGTGTCTGGGGCCTCACGGTGGCATTGCACTCAGCGCTGAAACGAGCTGTGCCATGGTCTGCTCCATAGATCTCCCCTTTTGGGGCTCcaatgtagtgtgtgtttgttatgGGTGTTCCAGCCTCGATGAACTCAACCTaaagacagaccgagagagacaagGGAGACGCATGTTTCCAGCGAGGTATTAAGTTACACCATTTGTCAAAATTGAAAGGAAGGGTGTCTATGTTACAACTTACTAGTGCATCCTCCATTGAGATGTTAGGTTTCCTGGAAAAAGCATTCTAGCAGAGTTTAGTACGAATGGGCTAAATGCTCTACCTTGTCCCTGGTAATCTTGGGGAAGACGCTCATCACCACCTCCAGAATCGAGTCACAGAAGATCTGCTTCAGCTCCTTGTAATCAGTCCCTCTGTTCGTCACCTTGTCATCCTTCCACTCCTCAAACCACTCATAGTTAGCAAAGCTCACCAGACTCAGGGTGGACTTGCCTGTGGAGAATGGGAAACGAAAAAGGGGTCGAAACATGTCTGTCCAACCTTCATTCTGATGGCATTAGATAGTTGTGTGCACTTCCAAGAATcgatattacaaaatgttttgctatggtGTAGATTAGAGACCAGCAGGCTGGGTTTAGGAACACATTGCAACACTAATGCATTAACATTGGACAGTCAATAGAATGGAACTAATCAACTTAAGACTTTGAAGACtctgaaaaggcatttgatagcCTGGACAGAGCAACCATCTGGTACCTAATAGAAACAACAGGATTCTGTAGTTATGTTATCTTTAGTATTTTGTTCCAactgttgtcttgtctgtgtttcCATTCATAAAacatttcacaaaaaaaaaaaaaggaataaaACTAGAACATCTAACACGGCAACCCTCAGGGGAAAGGGTCAACATAGAAACACCTGGAGGAGAGGTGTCCAGGCGAGAGCAGCCTCAACTGGCACAACCTGGAAAAACTTGCCTCCGAACCGAGTAAGATGTAGGACAGCAGTCAATGGATTATACTCCTTATTAGGAGCCAAATGTTTAAATAAGTAGTCAGTCAGTGGATGATTCATTTCCAAGGATAAAATAATTTATTATGGTGAATATCAGTGCAAACACTAGTCTCGTTTCTGTACCTGGTGATCGTTCCTCCCAGGTGGGATCTTTGGCTGATGGAGAGCCAACAAAGAGGATGGGAACACTTTTCGCTGACTCCTCCCTGTTACCCTTCAGATAGGTCTCAACCCTGTAACATACAGATAAATGGGTATAGTAAGATACTGTAGGCTCTTTAaaactacagtaaagaacactTCACCCTTCTCAGACGCCGATGCACATATAcactgcatttggaaagtattcagatcacttcttccacattttggtacgttacagccgtattctaaaatgtattcaattgttttatccccctcatcaatctacacacaatgtgtGAAGCGATATACAAAtcgcttcacagctattttcaggtctctccagaaatgtttgatcgggttcaaggttagactctggctgggctactcaaggacattcagagacttgtcccaaagccacgtcgtcttggctgtgcgcttagggtagttgtcctgttgTAAGGGGAACcgtcgcctcagtctgaggtcctgagcaggtttttaATCAAGGacctctttgtactttgctctgttcatctttccctcgatccagactagtcttccagtccccgCCGCTGAATaacgtccccacagcatgatgctgccaccaccatgcttcaccgtagggatggtattggccaggtgacgAGCgttgcctggtttcctccagatgtgacgcttggcattcaggccaaagagttcaatcttggtttaatcagaccagagaatcttgtttctcatggtcagagtcctttaggaaccttttggcaaactccaagcgggctgtcatgagccttttactgaggagtggtttccgtctggccactctaccctaaaaaaaaaaaactgattgatggagttctgcagagatgattgtgtttctggaaggttctccaaactccacagaggaactctggagctctgtcagagtgaccatcaggtttttggtcacctccctgaccaagccccccccgattgcgcagtttggccaggcagccaactcaacgaagagtcttggtggttccaaacttcttccatttaagagtgatggaggtcacggttcttggggaccttcaatactgcagacatattttggtaccctttcccagaagTGTGACGCGACACCATAATACTGTCTtgggagctctacggacaatatCTTCGAtcgcatggcttggtttttgctctgacatgcactgtcaactgtgggaccttataaagacaggtgtgtgcctttccgaatcatgtccaatcaattgaatttaccacaggtggactccaatcaagttgtagaaacatcacaaggatgatcaatggaaacaggatgcacctgagctcaatttcaagtctcatagcaaagggactgaatacttatgtaaaataagGTATTGTAATTTCTATActtttgcaaaaaattctaaaaagctTTCttcgctttatcattatggggtagagtcTATAGATTGAGGATTTTTTTCTCTATCTTTTTTACttttttagagtaaggctgtaacaacaaaatgtggaaaaagtgaaggggtctgaatactttccaaatgcactgtagaccGTGCTTGTTAAACAGTGTGAATATCTATTGAGGTTCCAACATGTGAAATTAGTGTAGTGGTGAGTGTGAACTGATACTATTTTGACACCACATTTTAGTTTATACCAAACAGATTACTGTAACAGCACAATCTTTGATGCACACAGTAAAAGGTAGTGAAATACAGAATATGTGACTACATAGACTCACTATCACAGTCTCATGTACCATAGGTTATGTAATGTCACTTCTCTCTCGAAGTCCACACCACGATACCGTACACAATATTTGCCTATGCAACACATCAGATATATGTTAATAAGGACAAATAAGGTGTAAATTTAAATAAAATCGACAAGTCATTAGACAGTGGGGCCTACGGGGACACGCCAAACATTTAGGGTTAAACAAAGAGAGGAAGGACCTACAGTTCATCCATGTTGTGCTCTGTGAAGATCCAGTAGTTATCTGCTTTGAGGCCCAGGTCCTCCTTGGTTCCAGTCAGGCCCAGGAAGATGCTCAGACCTCCCGCCCCGTTTTTCATCATACCAAGCTGCTTCTGGATGGCTGAAGGGCATCACAAAATCATACAACATTAGTAGGGATGTGCATCTTTCATTGCCTGGGGTTGTTAAATATGACTTGAAAAATGACTTGAAGATGAATGACTGTCAACATAATTCCACACTTAGTTTGACACAATTGTCACAAACTGTTAGGTATTTTCAGAAGGTAGAAAGAAAGTAATTTGAGCCCCAAAAAAATCCTGTACCTGCAATTTGCAATTTGTAACATTTGAATCGATTCTCTGACCGATGCATGCTACATTTGGATCGGGCTGGGGTCTCGATGCACAGATATCTTTTGAACCGGGGACCGATGCCCAGTGGTGAACTGTTACATCATTAATGATTAGGCATCACAAGAAACATTATCTAGACAAGTGTCAACTAACAATTCAGTCTTAAACACAGACATCTTGAACATACACCTTAATACCCTCACCCACCTGGCATGTCCTGGAGTTCCTTAGGCAGCAGCTGCTGATAGGTGTTGAAGATGCCGGCGTTGGAGATGACCATTGGAGCATGCACATGGATCTCCTCCTGACCCTTCATGACGCTCACACCTGAAATCATGGGGGGGGGGAAAAGAGGTGGTCAAATCTGACCATCTGTGTGATCAATCAATTCATCTTTCAACCAGTCCTATTCACCAATAGCCTCCTTGTTGTCGTTGAACAGGATGCGGTTGACTGGGGCGCGGACGAGTACGGCCCCCCCGGCTTTCTCAACGATAGGGATCATGTGATAGGCGATCTCACTGGCTCCTCCTATTGGGTACCAGGCACCAGTCAGGTAGTGGCAGACCATCAGGCTGTGCATGGAGAAGCTGGCATCCTTGGGCATGTTACCTGCAGTTACACAACAAAATGGAGTCCTATAAAAACCCAACACTCTACAAAATTGATGCAATTAATTTGTTCCACGTGGAGAGAGTGTCCCCCAAAACGGCACAAATTAGTGaaccacatagggaatagagacACAGTCTATCATTTGAGATGGCTGTGGTTATGCTCTCCACTATCAGGAACTACAGCAGCCTACCCTACCGTAAGTGCCAAAAATGTAGCTGAAGATGACCCTGAGGTCATTGTTCTTAGTCAGCTCGTTGACCACCTCTGTCACGCTGCGAGACGCCATGCGGAAGAAGAATGACAGACGATTGGCCAGGCCTGTGTACACCAGGAACTTGGCCAGGGGGACAGGAATGAGCTTCAGCAGACCCAGGAACCAAATGTTGTGTCCTGCTTTCTGTAGAtggaatacatacagtaccagtcaaaagtttggacacacctactcattcaagggtttttctgtatttttactattttctacattgtagaatagtgaagacatcaaaactatgaaaacacacatatggaatcatgtagtaagcaaaaaaagtatttaacaaatcaaatgatatttgtcacatgcaccaaatacagccttcaccttacagtgaaatgcttacttacaagcccttaaccaacaatgcatacaggaggtaccggtacagagttaatgtgcggggcaccggtgtcgaggtaatatacatgtgggtagagttaaagtgattatgcatagataattaaaagagtagcagcagcgttctggggggggggggggggggcaatgcaaatactctgagaagccatttgattagatgttcaggagtcttatagcttggggttatagcttggcgctccagtaccgcttgccatgcggtagcagagagaacagtctgactggggtgggtggagtctgacaatttttatggccttcctctgacaccgcgtagtataaaggtcctggatggcagaaagcttgccCCGGGGATGTAcggggccgtacgcactaccccctgtagtgtcttgcggtcggatgccgagcagttgccataccaggcagtgatgcaaccaatcaggatgttctcgatggtgcaactgtagaactttgaggatctgaggacccatgccaaatcttcgcagtctcctgaggggggaataggttttgtcctgcacttttcacaactgtcttggtgtgcttggaccatgttattttgttggtgatgtggacaccaaggaacttgaagctctcaatctgctcaactacagccccgtcgatgagaatggggccgtgctcggtcctccttttcctgtagtccacaatctcctttgtcttgatcacgttgagggagaggttgttgtccttgcaccacatggtcaggtctcggacctcccccctataggctgtctcatcgatgtcagtgatcaggcctaccactattgcatcatcagcaaacttaatgatggtgatggagtcgtgtctggccatgcattcttgagtgaacagggagtacaggaggggactgaacacacaccgctgaggggcccccgtgttgaggatcagcatggcggatgtgttgttacctacccttaccacctgggggcagcctgtcaggaagcccaggatccagttgcagaaggggGTGTTTcgtcccagtgtccttagcttagtgatgcgctttgagggcactatggtgttgaacgctgatctgttgtcaatgaatagtattctcacgtaggtgttccttccaggtgagaaagggcagtgtagagtgcaatagagattgcatctgtggatctgttggtgaggtatgcaaattggagtgggtctagggtttctgggataatggtgttgatgtgagctatgaccagcctttcaaagtatttcatggctacagacgtgagtgctacgggtcagtagtcatttacgcaggttaccttagtgttcttgaatacaaggactatggtggtctgcttgaaacatgtaggtattacagacagagagggagaggttgaaaatgtcagtgaagacacttgccagttggtcagcgcatgctcggagtagacgtccttgtaatccgtctggcgctgcggccttgtgaatgttgacctcttACATCGGCTACAAAGAGTGATcaagcatgtttcagtgttactttccTTGAAGTGAGCACACAAGTTATTTagttcatctggtaggctcatatCACTGGGTATAtgtagtctaatagtttgcaggccctgccacatccgcccGTGTTGTACgagtcgatcttagtcctgtattgacgctttgcccgtttgatggtttgtcagagggcatagcgtgattccttataagcttccgggttatagtcccgctccttgaaagcgacagctctaccctttagttcactccggatgttgcctgtaatccaaggcttttggttgggttatgtacgtacagtcactgtgtggACGaagtcctcaatgcacttattgatgaagccagtgactgatgtggtgtactcaatACCATCGGAAGAATTccggaatatattccagtctgtgctagcaaaccagtcctgtagtttagcatctgcttcatctgaccactttttaaatagacgagtcactggtgcttcctgctttaatttttgcttgtaagcaggaatcaggaggatagaattatggtcagatttgccaaatggaggatgagggagagctttgtacgcatgtctgtgtgtggagtaaaggtggtctggaatttgtttccctctggttgcacatttaacatgcttatagaaattaggtaaaactgatttcagtttccctgcattaaagtcctcggCCCCTAGGAGCTCCGCTGCTgggtgagtgttttcctgtttgcttagtggtatacagctcattgagagcggttttagtgccagcatcggtctgtggtggtatgtagacagctacaaaaaaaaaTGCAGATGAACACTCTAGGTAGATAGTatagtctacagcttatcatgagatactctacctcaggcgagcaaaaccttgaaacttcctttagcatctgcttcatctgagcaCTTTTTGTGTTGTTCACATAAATGCGTAGGCCCCGgctcttaccagaggctgctgttctgtcctgccgatagagtgtataacctgccagctgtatgttcttaatgtcgtcgttcagcccgttggtaggataaccgtgctttcagttcgtcccattaattttccagtgattgaatgttagctagcaggatggaaggcaagggcagattagccactcgccCCCTGAtgctcacaaggcaccctgatctcttaATGCGAAGTCTGTTTCCTTCTTCAGCAAATaaacggggatctgggcctggtgtCTGTATTATATACCTCCCATCTGACTCATTGAAGAATTCTtcatccagtttgaggtgagcaatCGCAGTTCTGAAGCTCTTTTCGGggataagagacagtagcagcaacattatgtacaaaacaagttacaaacaactaaaaaaaatatataaaaaaattgcatggttggttaagagccgataagacggcagcctTCACCTCCCGGCGCCATCagccaaatatattttatgtttgagattcttcaaagtagccaccctttgccataatgacagctttgcacacacttgacTCCACAACCCTTGCCCTCAACACAGATCACAAACAGACCAGTCCCCAGATGGTAAC
Proteins encoded in this region:
- the LOC109893283 gene encoding all-trans-retinol 13,14-reductase-like, which encodes MWIIVAIICAALAALLYKYVFRTSGPNPFDIDTREPLKPLVTQKKEKNKVLKQGFLASKVPEKLDAIVIGSGIGGLGVAVLLAKVGKRVLVLEQHDRAGGCCHTFTEKGFEFDVGIHYIGDLLEHKPFRCMLDQLTNGQLQWEPLDNPFDQVVLGPPGNRRTYPIYSGRNRFPDELKKLFPGEEAAIDEYMRLVKKAGHNIWFLGLLKLIPVPLAKFLVYTGLANRLSFFFRMASRSVTEVVNELTKNNDLRVIFSYIFGTYGNMPKDASFSMHSLMVCHYLTGAWYPIGGASEIAYHMIPIVEKAGGAVLVRAPVNRILFNDNKEAIGVSVMKGQEEIHVHAPMVISNAGIFNTYQQLLPKELQDMPAIQKQLGMMKNGAGGLSIFLGLTGTKEDLGLKADNYWIFTEHNMDELVETYLKGNREESAKSVPILFVGSPSAKDPTWEERSPGKSTLSLVSFANYEWFEEWKDDKVTNRGTDYKELKQIFCDSILEVVMSVFPKITRDKVEFIEAGTPITNTHYIGAPKGEIYGADHGTARFSAECNATVRPQTPLKNLYLTGQDVFVCGFAGALAGALTCGSVILNRNLHLDAIALAKKTKRVDTKKLK